A window of Ruminococcus champanellensis 18P13 = JCM 17042 contains these coding sequences:
- a CDS encoding VanZ family protein, producing MKMKRKKPTVLYGLIVLTICFIWGNSLMPASVSGAISGKAAELLSHIISLPVSPEGNASDGVLRKLAHGTEFCILGIELAALLHQAWKQHWERLILCGVGTALLDETIQLFVAGRSGMIKDVWIDLGGYTVGAAICLLLCTRLHGTHPRV from the coding sequence ATGAAAATGAAACGAAAAAAACCAACGGTGCTGTATGGACTGATCGTTCTGACGATATGCTTTATCTGGGGCAATTCCCTGATGCCAGCTTCTGTTTCCGGTGCCATCAGCGGCAAGGCGGCGGAGCTGCTGTCCCATATCATTTCCCTGCCTGTAAGCCCGGAAGGGAACGCCTCCGACGGGGTGCTGCGCAAGCTTGCCCACGGCACGGAATTTTGCATACTGGGCATAGAACTGGCAGCATTGCTGCATCAAGCATGGAAACAGCATTGGGAGCGGCTTATCCTGTGCGGTGTGGGGACGGCGCTGCTGGACGAAACCATCCAGCTGTTTGTTGCCGGAAGATCCGGTATGATCAAGGACGTATGGATTGATCTTGGGGGCTATACAGTGGGTGCGGCGATATGTCTGCTGCTGTGCACCCGGCTGCATGGGACTCACCCCAGGGTCTGA
- a CDS encoding DUF5662 family protein: protein MHPWKHFCTITRHRHQVIRHCRKAGILWQGLRHDLSKYTPTEFIPGARYYIGTRSPNEGERQDKGYSLAWMHHKGRNRHHFEYWTDYVPPTRRMQPVPMPARYVAEMFCDRVAASKIYLGEQYSNDAPLAYFLRGKPGRMIHPDTSDQLERLLTILAQEGEDAAFSAVRQMVKKAKQGKEPGRHE from the coding sequence ATGCATCCCTGGAAGCACTTTTGTACCATTACCCGGCACCGGCATCAGGTAATCCGGCATTGCCGGAAAGCGGGTATTCTCTGGCAGGGGCTGCGGCATGACCTGTCCAAGTATACTCCCACGGAATTCATTCCCGGCGCCCGGTATTATATCGGCACCCGGAGCCCCAACGAGGGGGAGCGGCAGGACAAGGGCTACTCCCTTGCCTGGATGCACCACAAGGGGCGGAACCGCCATCATTTCGAGTACTGGACGGACTATGTGCCCCCGACCCGGAGGATGCAGCCGGTGCCCATGCCCGCCCGGTATGTGGCGGAAATGTTCTGTGACCGGGTGGCAGCCAGCAAGATCTATCTGGGGGAGCAGTATTCCAACGATGCGCCCCTGGCATATTTTCTCCGGGGAAAGCCTGGCAGAATGATCCATCCGGATACTTCTGACCAATTGGAGCGGCTGCTGACCATCCTTGCACAGGAAGGGGAGGATGCCGCCTTTTCAGCAGTGCGGCAGATGGTGAAGAAAGCAAAGCAAGGAAAGGAGCCGGGACGGCATGAATAA
- a CDS encoding bifunctional chorismate mutase/prephenate dehydratase, with the protein MDLQALRAQINQLDETILSAFAQRMTICRQVGVYKKENHMPVFQKDREDQVIQRIRDMAPPDMSQSAAALFAAIMDISKCYQQQVLADASWMPSFQQVKTLSCARAGCQGTRGSNSETALRMLFPGAEAKFYATFGDVCKAVGSGEIDFGILPIQNTTTGTVIPTYELLHQQVGYIAATVNLEIRHCLAIRKDMDPAKLTTVCSHPQALQQCSGFLRESGLEQLSYSNTATAARFVAQSPLPYAAVCSPRCAEQYGLRILRPDIADAMENVTKFICFSKECLIPEQADTISIIAELPNRAGSLSRMLNKFAANGLDLQKLESRPVADGSFDVRFYLDFSGNVLDPRVNALLADLAGSLSEFRFLGNHQTLG; encoded by the coding sequence ATGGACTTACAAGCACTGCGTGCCCAGATCAACCAGCTGGATGAAACCATTCTCAGCGCCTTTGCACAGCGCATGACCATTTGCAGACAGGTGGGGGTTTACAAGAAAGAAAACCATATGCCCGTTTTTCAGAAGGATCGGGAGGATCAGGTCATCCAACGGATCCGGGATATGGCGCCGCCGGATATGTCCCAGAGCGCTGCAGCACTGTTTGCCGCCATTATGGACATCAGCAAATGCTACCAGCAGCAGGTACTGGCGGATGCCTCCTGGATGCCTTCTTTTCAGCAGGTCAAGACGCTGTCCTGTGCCCGGGCAGGCTGTCAGGGCACCCGTGGCTCCAATTCCGAGACCGCCCTGCGGATGCTGTTTCCGGGAGCCGAGGCGAAATTCTACGCCACCTTCGGGGATGTATGCAAAGCAGTTGGCTCCGGAGAGATCGACTTTGGCATCCTGCCCATCCAGAACACCACCACCGGCACGGTGATTCCCACCTATGAGCTGCTGCACCAACAGGTGGGCTACATTGCTGCCACGGTAAATCTGGAGATCCGGCACTGTCTGGCGATCCGGAAGGACATGGATCCGGCAAAGCTGACCACCGTCTGCTCCCATCCCCAGGCCTTGCAGCAATGCAGCGGCTTTCTCCGGGAAAGCGGACTGGAGCAGCTGTCCTACAGCAATACCGCAACGGCAGCCCGGTTTGTTGCCCAGTCCCCCCTGCCCTATGCAGCTGTATGCAGCCCCCGGTGCGCGGAGCAGTACGGACTGAGGATCCTGCGCCCGGACATTGCGGACGCCATGGAAAACGTGACAAAGTTCATCTGCTTTTCAAAGGAATGCCTGATCCCGGAACAGGCAGATACCATCTCCATCATTGCGGAGCTGCCAAACCGGGCGGGAAGCCTGTCCCGGATGCTGAATAAATTTGCGGCAAACGGGCTGGATCTGCAAAAACTGGAAAGCCGCCCGGTGGCGGACGGCAGCTTTGATGTACGATTCTATCTGGACTTCAGCGGCAATGTGCTGGACCCCAGGGTAAATGCGCTGCTGGCTGACCTGGCAGGCTCCCTGAGCGAGTTCCGTTTTCTGGGCAATCATCAGACCCTGGGGTGA
- a CDS encoding sugar transferase, which translates to MITNSTGLEQTSMTENMITEVTIEALQTNQEGITQYPILEFDENALNLLCTGIQETLKHSTLKPAGSAAYRAVKRILDVVLSALGILLLLIPGLIVAAIIYIEDKGKPIFSQVRLTENGTPFRMYKFRSMCMDAEKRFEEVQKKNECDGIAFKSKHDPRITRIGGFIRKTSIDELPQLFNVLKGDMSLIGPRPPLPREVVLYTPAQMERLMVKGGLSCICQCEGRSDMAFDEWVESDVRYIRTRSLGLDCKLFFSTIAVVLKRKGAR; encoded by the coding sequence ATGATAACCAACAGTACCGGTCTGGAACAGACCAGTATGACAGAAAATATGATCACCGAAGTTACCATAGAGGCATTGCAAACCAATCAGGAGGGGATCACCCAGTATCCCATCCTGGAGTTTGACGAAAATGCATTGAATCTGCTTTGCACAGGCATTCAGGAAACGCTGAAGCACAGTACGCTGAAGCCAGCAGGATCCGCTGCATACCGGGCAGTCAAGCGGATTCTTGACGTTGTACTTTCCGCGCTGGGCATTCTGCTCCTTTTGATCCCGGGACTGATCGTTGCCGCTATTATCTACATAGAGGATAAAGGAAAACCCATATTTTCCCAGGTTCGACTGACGGAAAACGGAACGCCCTTCCGCATGTATAAATTCCGTTCCATGTGCATGGACGCTGAAAAGCGCTTTGAAGAAGTCCAGAAGAAAAACGAATGTGACGGCATTGCTTTTAAAAGCAAGCACGATCCCCGGATCACCCGGATCGGTGGTTTTATCCGCAAAACCTCCATTGATGAGCTGCCTCAGCTGTTCAATGTGCTTAAGGGAGATATGTCCCTGATCGGTCCCCGTCCGCCCCTTCCCCGGGAAGTGGTGCTGTATACCCCTGCCCAGATGGAGCGTCTGATGGTCAAGGGCGGTCTGTCCTGCATTTGTCAGTGCGAGGGCAGAAGCGATATGGCATTTGACGAATGGGTGGAATCCGACGTGCGATACATCCGTACCAGAAGCCTTGGTCTGGACTGCAAGTTGTTTTTCTCCACCATTGCTGTGGTACTCAAGCGTAAGGGCGCAAGATAA
- a CDS encoding formate--tetrahydrofolate ligase — MLTDIEIAQQAELLPIRNIAEKIEIQEDDLEYYGKYKAKLSEALFKKLERKPNGKLILVTAVNPTPAGEGKTTVSVGLAQAMTRLGKKTMLALREPSLGPVFGIKGGAAGGGYSQVLPMEDINLHFTGDMHAITAANNLLCAMIDNHMQQGNQLQIDQRRILFKRCMDMNDRALRYTVVGMGGKTNGVPREDSFQITVASEIMAILCLASDLADLKERIGNILVAYNTRNEPVFARDLGAQGAMTALLKDALKPNLVQTLEQTPAFIHGGPFANIAHGCNSLRATKLALKLGDYCVTEAGFGSDLGAEKFFDIKCRFGKLKPACVVLVATIRAMKYNGGVKKEDLTKENLWALEKGMVNLQTHIENMHKFHLPVVVAINRFYSDTEEEIALMQNFCKKMGVDCALCEVFAKGGKGGLELAKRVCETIDMCSEAESEFRPLYDEMLPIKEKIRIIATEIYRADDVVYTAQAEKAIKEIEGLGFGNIPVCIAKTQYSLSDNPALLGKPKHFSITVRDLRLSSGAGFVVALTGDIMTMPGLPKEPAALRIDCDNNGCITGLF, encoded by the coding sequence ATGCTGACGGATATTGAGATTGCACAGCAGGCGGAGCTGCTGCCCATTCGCAACATCGCAGAGAAGATAGAAATCCAGGAGGATGACCTGGAGTATTACGGAAAATACAAGGCAAAGCTTTCTGAAGCCCTGTTCAAAAAGCTGGAACGGAAGCCAAACGGGAAGCTGATTCTGGTGACGGCAGTCAACCCCACCCCTGCCGGAGAGGGCAAGACCACGGTCAGCGTAGGTCTGGCACAAGCTATGACCCGGTTGGGGAAGAAAACCATGCTGGCACTGCGAGAGCCTTCCCTGGGTCCTGTATTCGGCATCAAGGGCGGCGCAGCCGGCGGCGGCTACTCCCAGGTACTGCCCATGGAGGACATCAACCTGCACTTCACCGGTGACATGCACGCCATCACGGCGGCAAACAACCTGCTGTGCGCCATGATCGACAACCACATGCAGCAGGGCAACCAACTGCAGATCGACCAGCGGCGGATTCTGTTCAAGCGCTGTATGGATATGAATGACCGGGCACTCCGGTATACGGTGGTCGGCATGGGGGGCAAGACAAACGGCGTACCCCGGGAGGATAGTTTCCAGATTACGGTTGCATCCGAGATCATGGCGATTCTTTGCCTGGCATCCGACCTGGCGGATCTCAAGGAGCGCATCGGCAATATTCTGGTGGCATACAACACCAGAAACGAGCCGGTCTTTGCCCGGGATCTGGGTGCCCAGGGAGCCATGACCGCCCTGCTGAAGGATGCCCTGAAGCCCAATCTGGTACAGACCCTGGAGCAGACCCCCGCATTCATTCACGGCGGTCCCTTTGCCAACATCGCCCACGGCTGCAACTCCCTGCGTGCCACCAAGCTGGCGCTGAAGCTGGGGGATTACTGCGTGACAGAGGCAGGCTTTGGCTCCGATCTGGGTGCGGAGAAATTCTTTGACATCAAGTGCCGGTTCGGCAAGCTGAAGCCTGCCTGCGTGGTACTGGTTGCCACCATTCGTGCCATGAAGTACAACGGAGGCGTCAAGAAGGAGGATCTCACCAAGGAGAACCTGTGGGCACTGGAAAAGGGTATGGTCAATTTACAGACCCACATTGAGAACATGCATAAGTTCCACCTGCCGGTGGTGGTTGCCATCAACCGGTTCTACTCCGACACGGAGGAGGAGATCGCTCTGATGCAGAATTTCTGCAAGAAGATGGGCGTAGACTGCGCTCTGTGTGAGGTCTTTGCCAAGGGCGGCAAAGGCGGACTGGAGCTTGCAAAGCGGGTCTGCGAGACCATCGACATGTGCAGCGAGGCGGAGAGCGAATTCCGTCCCCTGTACGATGAAATGCTGCCCATCAAGGAAAAGATCCGTATCATTGCCACCGAGATCTACCGGGCGGATGATGTGGTGTATACGGCACAGGCAGAAAAGGCCATCAAGGAGATCGAAGGGCTGGGCTTTGGAAATATTCCGGTCTGCATCGCCAAGACCCAGTACTCCCTGTCCGACAATCCCGCACTGCTGGGCAAGCCCAAACATTTCAGCATTACCGTCCGGGATCTGCGGCTGTCCTCCGGCGCCGGGTTCGTGGTTGCCCTCACCGGAGATATTATGACCATGCCGGGTCTGCCCAAGGAGCCTGCCGCTCTGCGCATTGACTGCGACAACAACGGCTGCATCACCGGTCTGTTCTGA
- the tsaE gene encoding tRNA (adenosine(37)-N6)-threonylcarbamoyltransferase complex ATPase subunit type 1 TsaE, producing the protein MMRQIITHSPEETIALAEAIGRLLRKGDVIAYTGELGAGKTTFTRGIARGMGLPDEVHSPTFALVNEYLGKPGTTPLYHFDMYRITLPEALESTGFYDYPLSDSVFAIEWSENIPYALPEQCLRIGIAYGAGDTRIITIEGDDRFADPGD; encoded by the coding sequence ATGATGCGGCAGATTATCACCCACAGCCCGGAGGAAACCATCGCCCTTGCGGAAGCCATCGGCAGGCTGCTGCGTAAGGGGGACGTGATCGCCTATACCGGAGAGCTGGGTGCCGGAAAAACCACCTTTACCCGGGGCATCGCCCGGGGCATGGGACTGCCGGACGAGGTGCATTCCCCCACCTTTGCCCTGGTGAACGAATACCTGGGAAAGCCAGGCACCACACCCCTGTACCACTTTGACATGTACCGGATCACCCTGCCGGAGGCACTGGAATCCACCGGCTTTTATGATTACCCCCTGTCTGACTCGGTATTTGCCATCGAGTGGTCGGAAAACATCCCCTACGCCCTGCCGGAGCAGTGTCTGCGGATCGGCATTGCCTACGGAGCGGGGGACACCCGTATCATTACCATAGAAGGAGATGACCGCTTTGCTGATCCTGGCGATTGA
- a CDS encoding ATP-binding protein produces the protein MNKYEQFQEAMRTIQARRTAANALAEARTREVNERFPQIREINSRLSDTAMELFHVLQAGGDTQEQIEQIRRRNLEGQRIVRQMLLANGLPEDYLELHYTCPKCDDTGYANGCYCDCLKRELGRLAIEEMNRHAQVKLCSFDSFSLEYYRNDPACYETMRRILAFCKRYAAQFDSHAPSLLLSGNTGLGKTHLSLAIASEVMQKGYGVLYDSVINLLRRVEREHFGRGEVGADTLEILLTCDLLILDDLGAEFDSSFYVSTVYNIINTRLNCGLPTIISTNLTHEQVQRRYEDRIVSRLFATYTGLHFVGTDVRLQKAKKAAQQNV, from the coding sequence ATGAATAAATACGAACAGTTTCAGGAGGCTATGCGTACCATCCAGGCACGGCGCACGGCGGCAAACGCCCTGGCGGAGGCGCGCACCAGGGAAGTGAACGAACGCTTTCCCCAGATCCGGGAGATCAACAGCCGCCTGTCGGATACGGCAATGGAGCTGTTTCATGTGCTGCAGGCTGGGGGAGACACCCAGGAGCAGATCGAGCAGATCCGCCGCCGGAATCTGGAGGGGCAGCGAATCGTCCGGCAGATGCTCCTTGCCAACGGCTTGCCAGAGGATTATCTGGAGCTGCACTATACCTGCCCCAAATGCGATGACACGGGCTATGCCAACGGGTGCTACTGTGACTGTCTGAAGCGGGAGCTGGGCAGACTTGCTATCGAGGAGATGAACCGGCATGCCCAGGTGAAGCTGTGCAGCTTCGACAGCTTTTCTCTGGAGTATTACCGGAACGATCCGGCATGCTACGAGACCATGCGACGGATCCTTGCCTTCTGCAAGCGGTATGCAGCCCAGTTTGATTCCCATGCCCCCAGTCTGCTGCTGTCCGGCAACACGGGGCTTGGCAAGACCCATCTGTCCCTTGCCATTGCCAGCGAGGTGATGCAGAAGGGGTATGGGGTGCTGTACGATTCGGTCATCAACCTGCTGCGCCGGGTGGAGCGGGAGCATTTCGGCAGAGGCGAGGTAGGGGCGGATACCCTGGAGATTCTGCTGACCTGTGATCTGCTGATCCTGGACGATCTGGGTGCAGAATTTGACAGCAGCTTTTATGTGTCCACTGTGTACAACATCATCAACACCCGGCTCAACTGCGGCCTGCCCACCATCATCAGCACCAATCTGACCCATGAGCAGGTGCAGCGCCGGTATGAGGACCGGATCGTGTCCCGGCTCTTTGCCACCTATACGGGGCTGCATTTTGTGGGAACGGATGTGCGGCTACAAAAGGCAAAGAAAGCTGCCCAGCAGAATGTATGA